In Massilia antarctica, the following are encoded in one genomic region:
- a CDS encoding 2-dehydro-3-deoxy-6-phosphogalactonate aldolase, protein MDLTQLNPPLVAILRGLQAHDAETAGAALFGAGFRLLEVPLNRPGALESIALLARMAPAGAIVGGGTMLKVADVDAVHAAGGRMLVAPNCNTQVIARAQALGMLCAPGVATPSEAFDALGAGAHALKIFPAEMVGYAGLKAFKTVLPPGTPLWPVGGVAPDTMAAWVAAGATGFGIGGALYTPGVTPQELGARAAAFVAAWRATQAG, encoded by the coding sequence ATGGACCTGACCCAATTGAACCCACCGCTGGTCGCCATCTTGCGCGGCCTGCAAGCGCATGACGCCGAGACGGCCGGCGCGGCCCTGTTCGGGGCCGGCTTTCGCTTGCTCGAAGTGCCGCTCAACCGTCCGGGCGCGCTCGAATCGATCGCACTGCTGGCGCGCATGGCGCCGGCCGGGGCCATCGTCGGCGGCGGCACCATGCTCAAGGTGGCCGATGTCGACGCCGTGCATGCGGCCGGCGGACGCATGCTGGTCGCGCCGAACTGCAACACGCAAGTGATCGCGCGCGCGCAAGCGCTGGGCATGCTGTGCGCGCCCGGCGTGGCAACGCCGAGCGAAGCGTTCGACGCGCTCGGCGCCGGCGCCCACGCGCTCAAGATTTTCCCGGCCGAAATGGTCGGTTATGCGGGCTTGAAGGCGTTCAAGACCGTTCTGCCGCCGGGCACGCCGCTGTGGCCGGTCGGCGGCGTGGCGCCGGACACCATGGCGGCCTGGGTCGCGGCCGGGGCCACCGGCTTCGGCATCGGCGGCGCCTTGTACACGCCCGGCGTCACGCCGCAGGAACTGGGCGCGCGCGCCGCTGCCTTTGTCGCCGCCTGGCGCGCCACCCAGGCCGGCTAG
- a CDS encoding TonB-dependent receptor, with the protein MRKLKFQTCLLATSVAAVRLAFAAEAPATPDVPVMQEVLVSGNRAALPGVADSATEGTVSARQLAVRPLLRTAELLETVPGVIVTQHSGDGKANQYFLRGYNLDHGSDFATSVLGMPVNVASHAHGQGYMDLNFLMPELISHIQYRKGVYAADDGDFSSTGSARIEYQRTLKAPLVDVSLGQHRYRRVLAAGSGQLGGLDVLGAFEFAGNDGPWDQPANLRKRNAVLRASNGSADNGVAVTLMAYQSDWRATEHVPERAILNGEIGRFGALSPSDGGVTHRYSLSGEWAASGAAGASRVRAYVLDYGLNYFATPSGFISGASADQHEQADSRVTWGLDARHSWQLRDVELSAGVQLRQDRVDNVGLYDTVDRVRTNTVRQDRLRETAAGLFVEARRQWTPWLRTTVGLRRDQIAADASATGGRFNLGNGGTASAGQTSPKVSVIVGPFGEHAGTELYANWGHGFHSNDVRGATSGTHPSDGSPADRLALFARSTGGELGARTRPLKGWTSSVSLWQISSASELVFVGDAGVTEARGASKRHGLEWSNSYTPNHSLTIDGDVAWSHARFKVPVEGGGAHVPNAIPLTASLAVNYAPDGAWFGGLRLRYLGAYALEETNQQRSTPFWIANLKLGYRLGARWQASVDVLNLADRKANDIEYWGGACTRAEQRDGSCGGGIDGRLVHPIEPRSVRVSLRTTF; encoded by the coding sequence ATGCGTAAATTAAAGTTTCAAACATGTTTGCTGGCGACCTCGGTCGCGGCCGTTCGGCTGGCCTTTGCTGCCGAGGCGCCGGCCACGCCCGATGTGCCGGTGATGCAGGAGGTGCTGGTGTCGGGCAACCGCGCGGCATTGCCTGGCGTGGCCGATTCGGCCACCGAGGGCACCGTCAGCGCGCGTCAGCTGGCCGTGCGCCCCTTGCTGCGCACGGCGGAGCTGCTGGAAACCGTGCCCGGGGTGATCGTCACCCAGCATTCGGGCGACGGTAAGGCGAACCAGTATTTTTTGCGTGGCTATAACCTCGATCACGGCAGCGATTTCGCCACCAGCGTGCTGGGCATGCCGGTCAACGTGGCCAGCCACGCGCACGGCCAGGGCTATATGGATCTGAATTTCCTTATGCCGGAGCTGATTTCGCATATCCAGTACCGCAAAGGCGTCTACGCGGCCGACGATGGCGATTTTTCCAGCACCGGTTCGGCGCGCATCGAATACCAGCGCACGCTCAAGGCGCCGCTGGTCGATGTCAGCCTGGGCCAGCACCGCTACCGGCGCGTGCTGGCGGCGGGCAGCGGACAGCTGGGTGGGCTGGATGTGCTGGGCGCGTTCGAGTTCGCCGGTAACGACGGGCCGTGGGACCAGCCGGCCAATCTGCGCAAGCGCAACGCGGTGCTGCGCGCGTCGAACGGCAGCGCCGATAACGGCGTGGCTGTCACGCTGATGGCTTATCAGTCGGACTGGCGCGCCACCGAACATGTGCCGGAACGCGCCATCCTGAATGGCGAAATCGGCCGCTTCGGCGCGCTCTCGCCCAGCGATGGCGGCGTGACCCACCGTTACAGCCTGTCCGGCGAGTGGGCCGCCAGCGGCGCGGCCGGCGCCAGCAGGGTGCGCGCATATGTGCTCGACTATGGCCTGAACTACTTTGCCACGCCGTCCGGTTTTATCAGTGGCGCCAGCGCCGACCAGCACGAGCAGGCCGACAGCCGCGTGACCTGGGGCCTCGACGCGCGCCACAGCTGGCAGCTGCGCGACGTCGAACTGAGCGCCGGCGTGCAGCTGCGCCAGGACAGGGTCGACAACGTCGGCCTGTACGACACTGTCGACCGGGTGCGTACCAATACGGTGCGCCAGGACCGCCTGCGCGAAACCGCGGCGGGCCTGTTCGTCGAGGCGCGTCGCCAGTGGACGCCGTGGCTGCGCACTACCGTCGGCCTGCGCCGCGACCAGATCGCGGCCGACGCCAGCGCCACCGGCGGGCGCTTCAACCTTGGTAACGGTGGCACGGCCAGCGCCGGCCAGACCAGTCCCAAGGTCAGCGTGATTGTCGGGCCGTTCGGCGAGCACGCCGGCACCGAGCTGTATGCCAACTGGGGCCACGGCTTTCACAGTAACGACGTGCGCGGCGCGACCTCAGGCACCCACCCGTCCGACGGCAGCCCGGCCGACCGCCTGGCGCTGTTCGCCCGCTCGACCGGAGGCGAGCTGGGCGCGCGCACGCGGCCTTTGAAAGGCTGGACCAGCAGCGTGTCGCTGTGGCAGATCAGTTCCGCGTCGGAGCTGGTGTTTGTCGGCGACGCCGGGGTGACCGAAGCGCGTGGCGCGTCAAAACGCCATGGCCTGGAATGGTCCAATTCCTATACGCCGAATCACAGCCTGACAATCGATGGCGACGTGGCCTGGTCGCACGCGCGCTTCAAGGTGCCGGTGGAGGGAGGCGGCGCGCATGTGCCGAATGCGATTCCGCTCACTGCCTCGCTGGCCGTCAATTACGCGCCGGACGGCGCGTGGTTCGGCGGCCTGCGCCTGCGTTATCTGGGCGCCTACGCGCTCGAAGAGACCAATCAACAGCGCTCGACGCCATTCTGGATCGCCAACCTGAAGCTCGGTTACCGGCTCGGCGCGCGCTGGCAGGCCAGTGTGGATGTGCTCAACCTGGCCGACCGCAAGGCCAACGACATCGAATACTGGGGCGGCGCCTGCACCCGCGCCGAACAGCGCGATGGCAGTTGCGGCGGCGGCATTGATGGACGCCTGGTGCATCCGATCGAGCCGCGCAGCGTGCGCGTGAGCCTGCGCACCACGTTCTGA
- a CDS encoding cation:proton antiporter, whose translation MHTAMNTTEIFLLAMLLIFSIPYLVWRVCKTDYYAPLVVVQIITGVLLGPGVMGAIYPDYYKFIFNPAVIMAMNGIAWWAVMIFVMIAGIELDLKQAWAHRRETTITSGLALGVPLVFGAMAAAGMLGYAGWIGPKAMTWQFVVGVGMACAVTALPILILLMEKLDILRQPIGQRILRYASLDDIAIWGVLALIMLDWDRVGRQLGFLLAFGIATVGYRRLMVWLQERDRWYVGLIWLALCGFGADWAGLHFMVGAFLAGAVMDAHWFDQEKMDLMRHHVLLAIMPVFFLSTGLRTNWKMGGAAVFIAAGVLLVASIGGKLIGAHIAGRILKWKKGEAGIIGWLLQTKALIMIIFVNILLDKQIITSETFTALLLMAIASTMLTVPVVYPRLQRMKEIIFRTT comes from the coding sequence ATGCACACAGCCATGAACACGACGGAGATCTTCCTCCTCGCAATGCTCCTGATTTTCTCCATTCCCTATCTCGTCTGGCGCGTCTGCAAGACCGACTACTACGCGCCGCTGGTGGTGGTGCAGATCATCACCGGCGTGCTGCTCGGGCCGGGTGTGATGGGGGCGATATATCCGGATTACTACAAATTCATCTTCAACCCCGCCGTCATCATGGCCATGAACGGCATTGCCTGGTGGGCAGTCATGATCTTCGTAATGATCGCCGGCATCGAGCTCGACCTCAAGCAAGCCTGGGCGCATCGCCGCGAAACCACCATCACCTCAGGTCTGGCGCTGGGCGTGCCGCTGGTCTTCGGCGCGATGGCCGCCGCCGGCATGCTCGGCTACGCCGGCTGGATCGGACCGAAGGCGATGACCTGGCAGTTCGTGGTCGGCGTCGGCATGGCCTGCGCGGTCACCGCGCTGCCGATCCTGATCCTGCTGATGGAGAAGCTCGACATCCTGCGCCAGCCGATCGGCCAGCGCATCCTGCGTTACGCCAGCCTGGACGACATCGCCATCTGGGGCGTGCTGGCCTTGATCATGCTGGACTGGGACCGGGTCGGTCGCCAGCTCGGCTTCCTGCTCGCCTTCGGTATCGCCACGGTCGGCTACCGCCGCCTCATGGTGTGGCTGCAGGAACGCGACCGCTGGTACGTCGGCCTGATCTGGCTGGCCCTGTGCGGCTTCGGCGCCGACTGGGCCGGCCTGCACTTCATGGTCGGCGCCTTCCTGGCCGGCGCGGTGATGGACGCGCACTGGTTCGACCAGGAAAAGATGGACCTGATGCGCCACCACGTCCTGCTGGCGATCATGCCCGTGTTCTTCCTCAGCACAGGCCTGCGCACCAACTGGAAAATGGGCGGCGCCGCCGTTTTCATCGCCGCCGGCGTGCTGCTGGTGGCCTCGATCGGCGGCAAGCTGATTGGCGCCCACATCGCGGGGCGCATCCTCAAGTGGAAAAAAGGCGAAGCGGGCATCATCGGCTGGCTGCTGCAGACCAAGGCGCTGATCATGATCATCTTCGTTAACATCCTGCTCGACAAACAGATCATCACCAGCGAAACCTTCACCGCCCTGCTCCTGATGGCCATCGCCAGCACCATGCTGACGGTGCCGGTGGTCTACCCGCGCCTGCAGCGAATGAAAGAGATCATCTTCCGCACGACCTGA
- a CDS encoding two pore domain potassium channel family protein: MNALSLMRSTHRHPCALLLMVQLLGMLLYPFIESTPSGLVVFNAFGIAVLGFTTRMVRRTPGYAWISAGIALPIIVLLVLQMASGRDGLLPWSSALEALFYFYAAASLIAYMMEDRRATTDELFAAGATFTLIAWGFTHLFVLVQAMHPGTYAAAVNSAGPRTWTELNYLSFALLSSTGIGDVIPLTAHARALASVEMFVGLIYLAAVVSRLIGFTLQQTRDGRG, from the coding sequence ATGAACGCTTTGAGCCTGATGCGCAGCACCCACCGTCACCCGTGCGCCCTCCTGCTGATGGTGCAGCTGCTCGGCATGCTGCTCTATCCATTCATCGAATCGACGCCGAGCGGGCTGGTGGTGTTCAATGCCTTCGGCATCGCGGTGCTCGGCTTCACCACGCGCATGGTGCGGCGCACACCCGGCTACGCCTGGATCAGCGCCGGCATCGCCTTGCCCATCATCGTGCTGCTGGTGCTGCAGATGGCATCTGGGCGCGACGGCCTGCTGCCATGGTCGTCCGCGCTCGAAGCGCTGTTCTACTTCTACGCCGCGGCCAGCCTGATCGCCTACATGATGGAAGACCGCCGCGCCACCACCGACGAACTGTTCGCCGCCGGCGCCACCTTCACCCTGATCGCCTGGGGCTTCACGCACCTGTTCGTGCTGGTGCAGGCCATGCATCCCGGGACTTACGCCGCCGCCGTCAACAGTGCCGGCCCGCGCACCTGGACCGAACTCAATTACCTCAGCTTCGCGCTGCTATCGAGCACCGGCATCGGCGACGTGATCCCCCTCACTGCCCACGCGCGCGCGCTGGCCAGCGTCGAAATGTTCGTCGGCCTGATTTACCTGGCGGCGGTCGTGTCGCGCCTGATCGGATTCACCCTGCAGCAGACCAGGGATGGACGCGGTTAG
- a CDS encoding SDR family NAD(P)-dependent oxidoreductase codes for MEFANYPSLAGKAVFVTGGGSGIGADIVAAFARQGARVAFADRDIASSTELVDGLAGTVACAPYFIGCDLSDIDALRASMKAAGEQLGDFDVLVNNTANDERHDFLQVSPDYFDDKVAINLKVAFFAAQAVMEGMQRRGGGSIINLGSTGWKNKVAGYPVYASAKSAMNGLTRSLAREFGKSGVRVNTLTPGWVMTPRQLDKWVDPAGERAMDENQCLPGRIVGQDVASMALFLGAHDSRMMTAQEFVVDAGWT; via the coding sequence ATGGAATTTGCGAACTACCCGAGCCTGGCCGGCAAAGCCGTCTTCGTGACCGGCGGCGGTTCGGGAATCGGGGCCGATATCGTGGCCGCCTTTGCGCGCCAGGGCGCGCGCGTGGCGTTTGCCGACCGCGACATCGCCTCTTCCACCGAACTGGTCGACGGCCTGGCCGGCACGGTAGCCTGCGCGCCGTACTTCATCGGCTGCGACCTGTCCGATATCGACGCGCTGCGCGCCAGCATGAAGGCGGCGGGCGAGCAACTGGGCGACTTTGATGTGCTGGTTAATAATACCGCCAACGACGAGCGCCACGATTTCCTGCAGGTCAGTCCGGACTACTTCGACGACAAGGTGGCGATCAACCTCAAGGTGGCGTTTTTCGCGGCCCAGGCCGTGATGGAAGGCATGCAGCGGCGCGGCGGCGGGTCCATCATCAACCTCGGCTCGACCGGCTGGAAGAACAAGGTGGCCGGCTATCCGGTGTACGCTTCAGCCAAATCGGCCATGAACGGGCTCACGCGCAGCCTGGCGCGTGAATTCGGCAAGAGCGGCGTGCGCGTCAACACGCTCACGCCGGGCTGGGTGATGACCCCGCGCCAGCTCGACAAATGGGTCGACCCGGCCGGCGAACGCGCCATGGATGAAAATCAGTGCCTGCCGGGACGCATCGTCGGCCAGGATGTGGCCAGCATGGCGCTGTTCCTTGGCGCGCACGACAGCCGCATGATGACGGCTCAGGAATTCGTCGTCGACGCCGGCTGGACCTGA
- a CDS encoding aminotransferase-like domain-containing protein: MKLYEALARDISESILSGVLQPGDRLPSVRKTSASRGVSPATVFEAYYTLEAQGLVQARERSGYFVSVGAARLPPEPDTPSHPADEALPIAMSERVFDLLETTMRRNVVPFGSAFPSPLLFPLARLARMMSTSVRQLDPWASVDDLTPGNARLRRQISLRYLIDGMSVPADGIVVTNGALEALSLCLMAVARPGDAVLIESPAFYGALQAIERHGLEAIAVPTHPRDGMDLAAAERALERHRPKACWLMTNFQNPLGSLMPDEKKRDLVRLLARYQVPLIEDDVFGELYFGDQRPLPAKAFDTEGLVMHCSSFSKCLAPGYRVGWVAGGRFTRQLARQKLASTLTTCAPAQGALALYLEKGGYDRHLRLLRHTLAAQQAVFVDAVRRHFPDGTRVTRPKGGYLLWLELPGEVDALALHAAALAEGISVAPGPIFSPQPGFENCLRLNYGHAWDARAEAALATIGRIARERMAR; the protein is encoded by the coding sequence ATGAAACTTTATGAAGCGCTTGCGCGCGATATCTCCGAATCGATCCTGTCCGGCGTGCTGCAGCCGGGCGACCGCCTGCCGTCCGTGCGCAAGACCAGCGCCAGCCGCGGCGTGAGCCCGGCCACCGTGTTCGAGGCCTATTACACGCTCGAAGCCCAGGGCCTGGTGCAGGCGCGCGAGCGCTCCGGCTATTTCGTCAGCGTGGGCGCCGCCCGCCTGCCGCCGGAACCGGATACGCCCTCGCATCCGGCCGATGAAGCCCTCCCCATCGCCATGAGCGAAAGGGTGTTCGACTTGCTGGAGACGACCATGCGGCGCAACGTGGTGCCATTCGGCTCGGCCTTTCCCAGCCCGCTGCTGTTCCCGCTGGCGCGCCTGGCGCGCATGATGAGCACCAGCGTGCGGCAGCTCGATCCGTGGGCCAGCGTCGACGATCTCACCCCGGGCAACGCGCGCCTGCGCCGCCAGATCTCGCTGCGCTACCTGATCGACGGCATGAGCGTGCCCGCCGACGGTATCGTGGTCACCAACGGCGCGCTGGAAGCACTGAGCCTGTGCCTGATGGCGGTGGCGCGCCCCGGCGACGCAGTACTGATCGAGTCGCCCGCCTTTTACGGCGCGCTGCAGGCGATCGAGCGCCACGGCCTGGAGGCGATCGCGGTGCCGACCCACCCGCGCGACGGCATGGACCTGGCCGCGGCCGAACGCGCGCTGGAACGGCACCGGCCCAAGGCCTGCTGGCTGATGACGAATTTCCAGAATCCCCTCGGCAGCCTGATGCCCGACGAGAAAAAGCGCGACCTGGTGCGCCTGCTGGCGCGCTACCAAGTGCCGCTGATCGAGGATGATGTCTTCGGCGAGCTGTATTTCGGCGACCAGCGCCCGTTGCCGGCCAAGGCCTTCGATACCGAGGGCCTGGTGATGCACTGTTCGTCGTTCTCGAAATGCCTGGCGCCCGGCTACCGGGTCGGCTGGGTGGCGGGCGGGCGCTTCACGCGCCAGCTGGCGCGCCAGAAGCTGGCCAGCACCCTGACTACCTGCGCGCCGGCCCAGGGCGCGCTGGCGCTGTACCTGGAAAAAGGCGGCTACGACCGCCATCTGCGCCTGCTGCGCCACACGCTCGCTGCGCAGCAGGCTGTGTTCGTGGACGCCGTGCGGCGCCACTTCCCGGACGGCACGCGGGTCACGCGGCCCAAGGGCGGCTATCTGCTATGGCTGGAACTGCCGGGCGAGGTCGATGCGCTGGCGCTGCACGCGGCCGCTCTCGCCGAGGGCATCAGCGTCGCGCCGGGGCCGATCTTTTCGCCGCAGCCGGGCTTTGAAAACTGCCTGCGCCTCAATTACGGCCATGCGTGGGACGCGCGCGCCGAGGCGGCGCTGGCCACCATCGGGCGCATCGCGCGGGAGCGGATGGCGCGCTAA
- a CDS encoding ATP-binding protein — protein MRLTFDFFSNGGELGALMRAKDWSATPLGPPEHWPTLLKSTIRLILTSRHPMFLWWGGELLQFYNDAYRLTMGPERHPSALGQGGRECWEEIWPIIGPQIDMVMAGGGSTWHEDQLVPVTRHGKREDVWWTYGYSPIEDHGGVHGVLVVCNDVTAQHNAKAALERMNLALTEQIAQREQAQRLEAIQTGQRLRAEQALREQREAESTRLRSLFEQAHGFMCILRGPQHVFEFANSAYLRLVGERALIGKSVREALPDVVGQGFFELLDAVYASGQPYKAGDLRIELRVTPKSAPIHAYIDFVYQPIMENGWVSGIFVQGFDVTDRTVARQALQRSELRLKEGMKVARMVVWDWDLASNEVVFSDNAPELFGANWTDMRQVGAVLDPADLRRMELAHREAVECNGSYGDVVRLRRPDNGQTVWLQVYATVVPDHAGHAHCIRGVSIDVSARKRAEESLREAGRHKDEFLAMLSHELRNPLAPIRSAAHLLAMAPDNASRVKMSSVIIERQVNHMTSLINDLLDVSRVNTGLVVLDKQLIDLHQVVLESVEQTQPLIAERGHVLSLDVPGEGEVAVCGDRKRLVQVLSNLLHNAAKYTPPGGRITLEISHHGDTVELHVRDNGIGLDAMLMPHIFDLFTQEKRSSDRSQGGLGLGLALVRSLVSLHGGHVTAASPGPGEGATFSVYLQKHAAPDGAGSAGRGPGQHQGEGLRLMLVDDNKDAANAMAMVLESAGHVVMVEHDPHRALDSVGSFGPDACLLDIGLPGMDGNELARRLRDNVQARAATLIAVTGYGNKYDKASAVQAGFDHYFVKPANTAELIGVLARIKPLANEKQSSPVAERIEG, from the coding sequence ATGCGTCTGACATTTGATTTTTTCTCCAACGGTGGAGAACTCGGCGCCCTGATGCGCGCCAAGGACTGGAGCGCGACACCGCTCGGCCCGCCCGAACACTGGCCAACCTTGCTCAAGAGCACGATCCGCCTGATTCTCACCTCGCGCCATCCCATGTTCCTGTGGTGGGGCGGCGAACTGCTGCAGTTCTATAACGATGCCTACCGCCTGACCATGGGGCCGGAGCGCCACCCGAGCGCGCTGGGCCAGGGCGGGCGCGAGTGCTGGGAAGAAATCTGGCCCATCATCGGCCCCCAGATCGACATGGTCATGGCCGGCGGCGGCAGCACCTGGCACGAAGACCAGCTGGTGCCGGTCACGCGCCACGGCAAGCGCGAGGATGTCTGGTGGACCTACGGCTACAGCCCGATCGAAGACCACGGCGGCGTGCACGGCGTGTTGGTGGTGTGCAACGACGTCACGGCCCAGCACAATGCCAAGGCCGCGCTGGAGCGCATGAACCTGGCCCTGACCGAACAGATCGCCCAGCGCGAGCAGGCGCAGCGGCTCGAAGCCATCCAGACCGGGCAGCGCCTGCGCGCCGAGCAGGCCCTGCGCGAGCAGCGCGAAGCCGAGTCCACGCGCCTGCGCTCGCTGTTCGAGCAGGCGCACGGCTTCATGTGCATCCTGCGCGGCCCGCAGCATGTCTTCGAATTCGCCAACTCGGCCTACCTGCGCCTGGTGGGCGAGCGTGCACTGATCGGCAAGAGCGTGCGCGAGGCGCTGCCCGACGTGGTCGGCCAGGGTTTTTTCGAATTGCTCGATGCGGTGTATGCCAGCGGCCAGCCGTACAAGGCGGGCGACCTGCGCATCGAACTGCGGGTGACACCGAAGAGCGCGCCGATCCATGCCTACATCGACTTCGTGTACCAGCCGATCATGGAAAACGGCTGGGTGAGCGGGATTTTCGTGCAGGGCTTCGATGTGACCGACCGCACCGTGGCCCGGCAGGCGCTGCAGCGCAGCGAACTGCGCCTGAAAGAAGGCATGAAAGTGGCGCGCATGGTGGTGTGGGACTGGGACCTGGCCAGCAACGAGGTCGTGTTTTCCGACAACGCCCCGGAACTGTTCGGCGCCAACTGGACCGACATGCGCCAGGTAGGGGCGGTGCTCGATCCCGCCGACCTGCGCAGGATGGAACTTGCGCACCGCGAAGCGGTCGAATGCAATGGAAGCTACGGCGACGTGGTGCGCCTGCGCCGGCCCGACAATGGCCAGACGGTCTGGCTGCAGGTGTACGCCACCGTGGTGCCGGACCACGCCGGCCATGCACACTGCATACGCGGCGTTTCGATCGATGTCAGCGCCCGCAAGCGCGCCGAGGAATCCTTGCGCGAGGCGGGGCGGCACAAGGATGAATTCCTGGCGATGCTGTCGCATGAGCTGCGCAATCCGCTCGCGCCGATCCGCTCGGCCGCGCACTTGCTGGCGATGGCGCCCGACAACGCATCGAGGGTGAAAATGTCGAGCGTGATCATCGAACGCCAGGTCAACCACATGACTAGCCTGATCAACGACCTGCTGGATGTGTCGCGCGTCAATACCGGGCTGGTGGTGCTCGACAAGCAGCTGATCGACCTGCACCAGGTGGTGCTGGAATCGGTCGAGCAGACCCAGCCGCTCATTGCCGAGCGCGGCCATGTGCTCAGCCTCGACGTGCCGGGCGAGGGCGAGGTGGCGGTGTGCGGCGACCGCAAGCGGCTGGTGCAGGTGCTGAGCAACCTGCTGCACAATGCGGCCAAGTACACACCGCCGGGCGGCCGCATCACGCTCGAGATCAGCCACCATGGCGACACGGTCGAGCTGCACGTGCGCGACAACGGCATCGGCCTCGATGCCATGCTGATGCCGCACATCTTCGACCTGTTCACCCAGGAAAAACGCTCGTCCGACCGTTCCCAGGGCGGCCTGGGCCTGGGGCTGGCGCTGGTGCGCAGCCTGGTATCCTTGCATGGCGGCCATGTGACGGCGGCCAGCCCGGGACCGGGCGAGGGCGCAACCTTTTCCGTGTACCTGCAAAAGCACGCGGCGCCGGACGGCGCGGGTAGCGCCGGGCGCGGGCCGGGCCAGCACCAAGGCGAGGGCTTGCGCCTGATGCTGGTCGACGACAACAAGGATGCCGCGAACGCCATGGCCATGGTGCTGGAGTCGGCCGGCCACGTCGTCATGGTCGAGCACGATCCGCATCGCGCGCTCGACAGCGTGGGCAGTTTCGGACCGGACGCCTGCCTGCTCGATATCGGCCTGCCAGGCATGGATGGCAACGAACTGGCGCGCCGCCTGCGTGACAATGTGCAGGCGCGCGCCGCCACCCTGATCGCCGTCACCGGCTACGGCAACAAATACGACAAGGCCAGCGCGGTGCAGGCCGGCTTCGACCACTATTTCGTCAAGCCGGCCAACACGGCCGAGCTGATCGGCGTGCTGGCCCGCATCAAGCCGCTTGCAAACGAAAAGCAGAGTTCACCGGTTGCCGAGCGGATCGAGGGCTGA
- a CDS encoding histidine phosphatase family protein, whose translation MLSDHGWVALAGMPAWIAAYDLAGVVDEAIPPASIAAAGAAATIVASTLPRALASVRALGQTPAMADAFFREAALPALSMPPAWGRFPRLPPAWWAVLLRLMWMAGYANGAESRQATRLRARQAAARLMVLARSGPVLLVAHGIINRMIAAELRRSGWSSDQRARHACWSTNTFTLAA comes from the coding sequence TTGCTGTCCGATCACGGATGGGTGGCACTGGCCGGCATGCCCGCCTGGATCGCCGCTTACGACCTGGCCGGGGTCGTCGATGAGGCCATTCCGCCAGCGAGTATCGCGGCCGCCGGCGCTGCGGCGACGATCGTAGCCAGCACCTTGCCGCGGGCGCTGGCGTCGGTCAGGGCGCTCGGCCAGACACCCGCCATGGCCGATGCCTTCTTTCGCGAGGCGGCGCTTCCCGCGCTGTCGATGCCTCCAGCATGGGGGCGCTTTCCGCGCTTGCCGCCAGCCTGGTGGGCCGTGCTGTTGCGTCTGATGTGGATGGCGGGCTACGCGAATGGCGCCGAGAGCCGGCAAGCAACACGCCTGCGTGCGCGCCAGGCGGCTGCGCGCCTGATGGTGCTGGCGCGCTCGGGACCGGTGCTGCTGGTGGCGCACGGCATTATCAACCGCATGATCGCCGCCGAGCTGCGCCGCAGTGGCTGGAGCAGCGACCAGCGGGCGCGGCACGCCTGCTGGAGCACCAACACGTTCACCCTTGCCGCATAG